The Pseudomonas azotoformans genome has a segment encoding these proteins:
- the serB gene encoding phosphoserine phosphatase SerB encodes MREIVLINITGEDRPGLTAAITGVLAQGGVNILDIGQAVIHDTLSFGILVEIPSTEQASSVLKDILFTAYKLDQQVRFTPVSEEDYQQWVAGQGKKRHIVTLLTRKVTAEQLQRVSSITAQYGLNIDHIDRLSGRMPLDTPADKGKGCIEFSVRGEPADPQALRAEFLSVAQELNVDIAFQEDSLFRRNRRLAVFDMDSTLIEAEVIDELAKAAGVGEQVSEITERAMAGELDFRASFKERLALLKGLDVSVLDSIGASLRLTEGAETLFAELKRLGYKTAILSGGFTYFAKQLQAKLGIDYVFANELEVVDGKVTGVAVEPIVDAQRKADLLKELAHKEGLRLEQTIAVGDGANDLPMLAIAGLGVAFRAKPLVKQSAKQAISTLGLDGVLYLLGFRDRDGQL; translated from the coding sequence TTGCGCGAAATTGTCCTGATTAACATCACGGGGGAAGACCGCCCAGGTCTGACCGCAGCCATTACCGGCGTTCTGGCCCAGGGTGGTGTGAACATTCTCGACATCGGCCAGGCGGTGATCCACGACACCTTGTCGTTCGGCATCCTGGTCGAGATTCCGAGCACTGAACAGGCGTCTTCGGTACTCAAGGACATCCTGTTTACGGCTTACAAGCTGGATCAACAGGTGCGCTTCACCCCGGTGTCCGAAGAGGACTACCAGCAATGGGTGGCCGGCCAGGGCAAGAAACGCCATATCGTGACGCTGCTGACCCGCAAGGTCACCGCGGAACAATTGCAACGCGTCAGCTCCATTACCGCGCAGTACGGTCTTAATATCGACCATATCGACCGTCTGTCGGGTCGTATGCCGCTGGATACCCCGGCCGACAAGGGCAAGGGCTGCATCGAGTTCTCCGTGCGCGGTGAACCGGCCGACCCTCAGGCCCTGCGCGCCGAATTCCTCAGCGTGGCCCAAGAGCTGAACGTCGACATCGCCTTCCAGGAAGACTCGCTGTTCCGCCGCAACCGCCGTCTGGCGGTGTTCGACATGGACTCCACGCTGATCGAAGCCGAAGTCATCGACGAATTGGCCAAAGCGGCCGGCGTGGGCGAGCAGGTTTCCGAAATCACCGAACGCGCCATGGCCGGTGAACTGGACTTCCGCGCCAGCTTCAAGGAGCGCCTTGCGCTGCTTAAAGGCCTGGACGTGAGCGTGCTGGACTCCATCGGCGCCTCCCTGCGCCTGACCGAGGGCGCCGAAACCCTGTTCGCTGAACTCAAGCGCCTGGGCTACAAGACCGCCATCCTGTCCGGCGGCTTCACCTACTTCGCCAAGCAATTGCAGGCCAAGCTGGGCATCGACTACGTGTTCGCCAACGAGCTGGAAGTGGTGGATGGCAAGGTGACCGGCGTGGCGGTCGAGCCGATTGTCGACGCTCAGCGCAAGGCGGACCTGCTCAAGGAATTGGCGCACAAGGAAGGTTTGCGTCTGGAGCAGACCATTGCGGTCGGCGACGGTGCGAATGACTTGCCGATGCTGGCGATTGCGGGGTTGGGTGTGGCCTTCCGTGCCAAGCCGCTGGTGAAGCAATCGGCCAAGCAGGCGATTTCGACGTTGGGCTTGGATGGCGTGTTGTATCTGCTGGGCTTCCGTGATCGCGACGGTCAGCTGTAA
- the asd gene encoding archaetidylserine decarboxylase (Phosphatidylserine decarboxylase is synthesized as a single chain precursor. Generation of the pyruvoyl active site from a Ser is coupled to cleavage of a Gly-Ser bond between the larger (beta) and smaller (alpha chains). It is an integral membrane protein.), whose protein sequence is MKKQLFILSQYLLPHHLLSRLAGCIAECRVRWFKNAFTSWFAKRYQVDMSQALVEDVTAYEHFNAFFTRALKDGARPLDQTPGAVLSPADGAVSQLGPIEHGRVFQAKGHSFSVLELLGGDSAVAAPFMGGDFATIYLSPKDYHRVHMPLAGTLREMVYIPGRIFSVNQTTAENVPELFARNERVACIFDTERGPMAVVLVGAMIVASIETVWAGLVTPPKRELKTFRYDEAARAPVHLEKGAELGRFKLGSTAIVLFGPDQVKWAEELAAGTPVQMGQGIGLPKA, encoded by the coding sequence ATGAAAAAGCAGTTGTTTATCCTCAGCCAGTACTTGCTGCCGCACCACTTGCTATCGCGTCTGGCCGGTTGCATTGCCGAGTGCCGCGTGCGCTGGTTCAAGAATGCCTTCACCAGCTGGTTCGCCAAGCGTTATCAAGTGGACATGTCCCAGGCCCTGGTTGAAGACGTGACCGCCTACGAGCACTTCAACGCCTTCTTCACCCGCGCCCTGAAAGATGGCGCCCGCCCACTGGATCAAACCCCAGGCGCGGTGTTGAGCCCCGCCGATGGTGCGGTCAGCCAGTTGGGCCCAATCGAGCATGGCCGGGTGTTCCAGGCCAAAGGTCACAGCTTCAGCGTGCTGGAATTGCTGGGCGGCGACTCGGCCGTAGCGGCGCCGTTCATGGGCGGCGATTTCGCCACCATCTACCTGTCGCCGAAGGACTACCACCGCGTACACATGCCGCTGGCCGGCACGCTGCGCGAGATGGTCTACATCCCGGGCCGCATCTTCTCGGTCAACCAGACTACCGCTGAAAACGTACCTGAGCTGTTCGCGCGCAACGAACGCGTTGCCTGCATCTTCGACACCGAACGCGGCCCGATGGCCGTGGTATTGGTGGGTGCGATGATTGTGGCGTCGATTGAAACCGTGTGGGCTGGGCTGGTAACGCCGCCGAAGCGCGAGCTGAAAACCTTCCGCTATGACGAAGCTGCGCGCGCACCGGTTCATCTGGAGAAAGGTGCGGAGCTGGGTCGCTTCAAGCTGGGTTCGACCGCGATTGTGCTGTTTGGGCCGGATCAGGTGAAGTGGGCTGAAGAGCTGGCCGCTGGCACTCCGGTACAGATGGGCCAAGGCATCGGTCTTCCGAAAGCCTGA
- a CDS encoding rhodanese-like domain-containing protein, whose translation MPDFSGLPLVIESSDLLGRLDTEHLILVDLTSAARYAEGHIPGAHFVDPKRTQLGQPPAPGLLPNKADLEKLFGELGHTPDATYVVYDDEGGGWAGRFIWMLDVIGHQKYHYLDGGLLAWLEDKHPVSTDVPAPVGGPVSLTLHDGPTATREYLQSRLGAADLGIWDARGPLEYSGEKVLAAKGGHIPGAVNFEWTAGMDKARNLRIRRDMPQILEDLGLTKDKEIITHCQTHHRSGFTYLVAKALGYPRVKGYAGSWGEWGNHPDTPVEI comes from the coding sequence ATGCCTGACTTCTCTGGCTTGCCGCTGGTGATCGAATCCAGCGACCTGCTTGGTCGCCTCGATACCGAACACCTGATACTGGTGGACCTCACCAGTGCCGCCCGCTACGCCGAAGGGCATATCCCCGGCGCGCATTTCGTTGACCCAAAGCGCACCCAACTGGGGCAGCCCCCGGCGCCCGGCCTGCTGCCCAACAAGGCTGATCTTGAGAAGCTGTTCGGCGAACTGGGCCACACCCCGGACGCCACCTACGTGGTCTACGACGACGAAGGCGGCGGCTGGGCCGGACGATTCATCTGGATGCTCGACGTGATCGGCCACCAGAAGTACCACTACCTGGACGGCGGCCTGCTGGCCTGGCTGGAAGACAAGCACCCGGTATCCACCGACGTGCCCGCCCCCGTCGGCGGCCCGGTCAGCCTCACGTTGCACGATGGCCCCACCGCCACCCGCGAATACCTGCAAAGCCGCCTGGGTGCCGCCGACCTGGGCATCTGGGATGCACGCGGTCCGCTGGAGTATTCCGGCGAGAAGGTCCTCGCCGCCAAAGGCGGGCACATCCCCGGCGCGGTGAACTTCGAATGGACTGCCGGCATGGACAAGGCGCGCAACCTGCGTATCCGCCGCGACATGCCGCAGATCCTCGAAGACCTCGGGTTGACCAAAGACAAAGAAATCATCACCCACTGCCAGACTCACCACCGTTCTGGCTTCACCTACCTGGTGGCCAAGGCGCTCGGTTATCCGCGAGTCAAAGGTTATGCCGGTTCCTGGGGCGAATGGGGCAACCACCCCGACACCCCCGTCGAGATTTAA
- a CDS encoding HDOD domain-containing protein — protein MANETTVPSAKPNSLAAWIKRLDDVLLPVPQASHDRVCKGIRDSRSSLRDIAELMQSSPALVLSVMREANSHTHGSLAEPAENLEVALNRLGLKRAEELLARLPSVPANEIPVALRQLLLVSQHASQQANGLFGSRLARLWQDIHWGSLLFLSPLWPMAVAYPKLLEEWELRVIHKGQSAREVEQALFGVRLLDLCVGLTEAWHLPIWVSQGYKLLMSEQRLLVKALHIAREDDPLRHQQLLDAEPNLRRWLNQPANTVLLANGLAMSAQESWTCPHTERWQLLTALYLQQPLGEVQQQVHQQAVTSARTTLMPDLWHPALSLIWPWHVQKIHRGLLPAPPPTAEALAVWRKRCTELLVEPSRFANAMHLTTCAKEALVASGMQRVMLLMADRAMSTLRVHQVDGLPKDAANLSLDVVNSTLLQRLLEKSAQVRLNPENHAQFSALLPPILRRLFTGEHLLLRSLSCNGKVVMLMVADQGGGPFSETTVQAFGKTAQCIEKALHCFTNRSA, from the coding sequence ATGGCTAATGAAACGACAGTCCCAAGTGCAAAACCCAACTCTCTCGCCGCTTGGATCAAGCGCCTGGACGATGTGCTGCTGCCTGTGCCCCAGGCCAGTCACGACCGGGTGTGCAAAGGCATCCGCGACAGCCGCAGTTCATTGCGAGATATTGCCGAGCTGATGCAAAGCAGCCCGGCGCTTGTGCTCAGCGTGATGCGCGAGGCCAACAGCCATACCCATGGCAGCTTGGCGGAACCGGCGGAAAACCTCGAAGTGGCGCTCAACCGCCTGGGCCTCAAGCGCGCCGAAGAACTGCTGGCGCGCCTGCCGTCGGTGCCGGCCAATGAGATCCCCGTGGCGTTGCGCCAACTGCTGTTGGTCAGCCAGCACGCATCGCAACAAGCCAACGGTTTGTTCGGCAGCCGCCTGGCGCGACTGTGGCAGGACATTCACTGGGGCAGCCTGCTGTTTCTGTCGCCGCTGTGGCCGATGGCGGTCGCCTACCCCAAGCTCCTGGAAGAATGGGAACTGCGGGTGATCCACAAAGGCCAATCGGCGCGCGAGGTTGAGCAGGCACTGTTCGGCGTGCGCCTGCTGGACCTGTGCGTCGGCCTGACCGAAGCCTGGCACCTGCCGATCTGGGTGTCCCAGGGCTATAAGCTGCTGATGAGCGAGCAGCGCTTGCTGGTCAAGGCGCTGCACATCGCCCGCGAAGACGACCCACTGCGCCACCAGCAATTGCTCGACGCCGAACCCAACCTGCGCCGCTGGTTGAACCAACCGGCCAATACCGTGCTGCTGGCCAACGGCCTGGCGATGTCGGCCCAGGAATCCTGGACCTGCCCGCACACCGAACGCTGGCAACTCCTCACAGCGCTGTACCTGCAACAGCCCCTGGGCGAGGTGCAGCAGCAGGTCCACCAGCAGGCCGTCACCAGCGCCCGCACCACCTTGATGCCTGACCTCTGGCACCCGGCGCTGTCGCTGATCTGGCCGTGGCATGTACAAAAGATTCATCGCGGCCTGCTTCCAGCGCCACCGCCCACCGCTGAGGCCCTGGCCGTGTGGCGCAAGCGCTGCACCGAACTGCTGGTGGAACCGAGCCGCTTTGCCAACGCCATGCACCTGACCACCTGCGCCAAGGAGGCCCTGGTGGCCAGTGGCATGCAGCGGGTCATGCTGTTGATGGCTGACCGCGCCATGAGCACCTTGCGTGTGCACCAGGTCGATGGCCTGCCGAAGGATGCGGCCAATTTGAGCCTGGATGTGGTCAACAGCACGCTCTTGCAGCGCTTGCTGGAAAAATCCGCGCAGGTACGCCTCAACCCTGAAAACCATGCGCAGTTCTCGGCCTTGCTGCCGCCGATCCTGCGTCGCCTGTTCACCGGCGAACACCTGTTGCTGCGCTCGCTGAGCTGTAATGGCAAGGTGGTTATGCTGATGGTGGCCGACCAGGGCGGCGGGCCGTTCTCGGAAACCACCGTGCAGGCCTTCGGCAAAACCGCCCAATGCATCGAGAAAGCCCTGCACTGCTTTACCAACCGCAGCGCCTGA
- the motA gene encoding flagellar motor stator protein MotA produces the protein MAKIIGIIVVIASVLGGYVLSHGKIAALIQPFEVLIIGGAAFGAFLQANPGYMTMHVVKKSLGMFGSRFTHTFYLEVLGLVYEILNKSRREGMMAIEADIEDAAASPIFAKYPAVLKDERMTAYICDYLRIMSSGNMAPHELEGLFDMELFSLKEELEHPSHAVTGIADGMPGFGIVAAVLGIVVTMASLGEGDQAAIGMHVGAALVGTFFGILAAYGFFGPLATSLAHDAKEEINLYESIKASLVASASGMPPSLAVEFGRKVLYPKHRPSFAELEQAVRGR, from the coding sequence ATGGCTAAAATTATCGGCATCATCGTCGTCATCGCAAGTGTGCTCGGTGGCTACGTCCTGTCCCACGGTAAAATTGCGGCGTTGATCCAGCCCTTTGAAGTGCTGATCATCGGTGGTGCGGCGTTCGGCGCATTCTTGCAGGCCAACCCCGGCTACATGACTATGCACGTGGTCAAGAAGTCGCTGGGGATGTTCGGTTCGCGCTTCACTCACACGTTCTATCTGGAAGTGCTGGGGCTGGTCTACGAGATCCTCAACAAGAGCCGCCGCGAAGGCATGATGGCCATCGAGGCCGACATCGAAGACGCCGCCGCCAGCCCGATTTTCGCCAAGTACCCGGCTGTGCTCAAAGATGAGCGCATGACCGCCTACATCTGCGACTACCTGCGCATCATGTCCTCCGGCAACATGGCCCCCCATGAGCTGGAAGGCCTGTTCGACATGGAGTTGTTCAGCCTTAAAGAAGAGTTGGAGCATCCTTCCCACGCCGTGACCGGCATCGCTGACGGTATGCCGGGTTTTGGTATCGTCGCGGCGGTACTCGGTATCGTGGTGACCATGGCGTCCCTGGGCGAGGGCGACCAGGCCGCCATCGGCATGCACGTGGGTGCGGCACTGGTGGGTACGTTCTTCGGTATTCTCGCGGCCTACGGCTTCTTCGGTCCGCTTGCGACCTCCCTGGCCCATGACGCCAAGGAAGAAATCAACCTGTACGAATCGATCAAGGCCAGCCTGGTCGCTTCGGCTTCCGGCATGCCGCCGTCCCTGGCGGTGGAGTTTGGCCGCAAGGTGCTGTACCCGAAGCATCGCCCAAGCTTCGCCGAGCTGGAACAAGCGGTTCGCGGTCGTTAA
- the motB gene encoding flagellar motor protein MotB produces MENNQPIIIKRVKRFAAGHHGGAWKIAFADFATAMMAFFLVLWLMSTATPEQKIAIAGYFKDPIGFSESGTPFVIDLGGSPQLAPERTINPEIKTESPQEKIPIERDTVESMAEQVEQERLELLLQELQTKVEENPQLLKFKDQISFEITPEGLRIQITDAANRPMFDSGSARLKPYFEDILLAMADTIKAVPNKISISGHTDAKPYAGQGDFGNWELSANRANAARRALVAGSYPDPQVARVVGFASSQLFDHQDPFNPVNRRIDIVVLTKKAQRAIEGDQPPTPQPTPGAGAPGEVPADPNAIPPGQEPLPAHELRQKLNLFDDGGVKDPTVPGTGS; encoded by the coding sequence ATGGAAAACAACCAGCCGATAATCATCAAGCGCGTCAAGCGCTTCGCTGCGGGGCACCATGGCGGCGCCTGGAAAATCGCCTTCGCCGACTTTGCGACGGCGATGATGGCGTTCTTCCTGGTGCTGTGGCTGATGTCCACCGCCACGCCCGAACAGAAGATCGCCATCGCTGGCTACTTCAAAGACCCGATTGGTTTCTCGGAAAGCGGCACGCCCTTCGTGATCGACCTGGGTGGCTCGCCGCAATTGGCGCCTGAGCGCACCATCAACCCGGAAATCAAGACCGAGTCGCCCCAGGAGAAAATCCCGATCGAGCGCGACACCGTCGAGTCCATGGCTGAGCAGGTCGAGCAGGAGCGCCTTGAGCTGCTGCTGCAAGAGCTGCAGACCAAGGTCGAAGAAAACCCGCAACTGCTGAAATTCAAGGACCAGATTTCTTTTGAAATCACGCCGGAAGGCTTGCGCATCCAGATCACCGACGCCGCCAACCGGCCGATGTTCGACTCCGGCAGTGCGCGCCTGAAGCCGTACTTTGAAGACATCCTGCTGGCCATGGCCGACACCATCAAGGCGGTGCCGAACAAGATCAGCATCAGCGGCCACACCGACGCCAAGCCATACGCGGGCCAGGGTGATTTCGGCAACTGGGAACTCTCGGCCAACCGCGCCAACGCCGCGCGCCGCGCGCTGGTTGCCGGCAGTTATCCGGACCCGCAAGTGGCGCGCGTGGTGGGGTTTGCTTCGTCGCAGCTGTTTGATCATCAAGACCCGTTCAACCCGGTCAACCGCCGGATCGATATCGTGGTGCTGACCAAAAAGGCTCAGCGTGCGATTGAGGGTGATCAACCGCCGACGCCGCAACCTACCCCAGGCGCAGGCGCGCCGGGAGAGGTGCCGGCCGATCCGAACGCGATTCCACCAGGACAGGAGCCGTTGCCGGCGCATGAACTGCGTCAGAAGCTGAACTTGTTTGACGATGGTGGGGTGAAGGATCCTACGGTGCCGGGTACCGGTTCGTAA
- the rsgA gene encoding small ribosomal subunit biogenesis GTPase RsgA, giving the protein MAKRQLNRRQNWRIEKIQGERAARAAKRESSAVEALEGGDLGPEQTGLVIAHFGVQVEVEALEGELAGQVFRCHLRANLPALVTGDQVVWRAGNQGIGVIVAQLPRTTELRRPDSRGQLKPVAANVDMIVIVFAPLPEPHANLIDRYLVAAEHAGIRPLLLLNKFDLIDEQNAPALNALLAVYRTLGYPVLEVSAHHGNGMEQLQQQLDGRISVFVGQSGVGKSSLVNSLLPEVETRVGPLSELSGQGTHTTTTARLFHFPGGGELIDSPGIREFGLGHVSRSDVEAGFIEFNDLIGTCRFRDCKHDREPGCALLKALEDGRVQQQRMNSYRSIIASLPESSY; this is encoded by the coding sequence ATGGCCAAACGCCAGCTCAACCGTCGCCAAAACTGGCGCATCGAAAAGATTCAAGGTGAACGCGCCGCTCGCGCCGCCAAACGTGAATCCTCCGCCGTGGAAGCGCTTGAAGGCGGCGACCTGGGCCCTGAACAAACGGGCCTGGTGATCGCGCACTTTGGTGTGCAGGTCGAAGTCGAGGCGCTCGAAGGCGAACTCGCAGGCCAAGTGTTCCGTTGCCACTTGCGCGCCAACCTGCCTGCGCTGGTGACCGGCGACCAAGTGGTCTGGCGTGCCGGCAACCAAGGCATCGGCGTGATTGTCGCCCAGTTGCCACGCACCACCGAACTGCGCCGCCCGGACAGCCGTGGCCAGCTCAAGCCGGTGGCGGCCAACGTCGACATGATCGTCATCGTGTTCGCGCCACTGCCCGAGCCCCATGCCAACCTGATCGACCGCTACCTGGTCGCCGCCGAGCACGCTGGCATCCGCCCACTGTTGCTGTTGAACAAATTCGACCTGATCGACGAGCAGAACGCCCCGGCACTGAATGCCCTGTTGGCGGTGTACCGCACGCTCGGCTACCCGGTGCTGGAAGTCTCGGCGCATCACGGCAATGGCATGGAACAGCTGCAACAGCAGTTGGACGGGCGCATCAGCGTGTTTGTCGGCCAGTCGGGCGTGGGTAAATCCTCGCTGGTCAACAGCCTGCTGCCGGAAGTCGAAACCCGCGTGGGCCCACTGTCGGAACTGTCCGGCCAGGGTACTCACACCACCACCACCGCGCGGTTGTTCCACTTCCCCGGCGGCGGTGAGCTGATCGACTCCCCCGGTATCCGCGAATTCGGCCTCGGCCACGTCAGCCGCAGCGATGTGGAAGCAGGCTTCATCGAATTCAACGACCTGATCGGCACCTGCCGCTTCCGCGACTGCAAACACGACCGTGAGCCGGGCTGTGCATTGCTCAAGGCGCTGGAGGATGGGCGTGTGCAGCAGCAGCGGATGAACAGCTATCGGTCGATTATTGCGAGTTTGCCGGAGAGCAGTTACTGA
- the orn gene encoding oligoribonuclease, with product MQNPQNLIWIDLEMTGLNPDTDVIIEMATIVTDSNLNTLAEGPVIAIHHSDAVLATMDEWNTRTHGNSGLTQRVRDSRISMAEAEAETIAFLEKWVPKGKSPICGNSICQDRRFLYTHMKGLESYFHYRNLDVSTLKELAARWAPEVKDSFHKGSTHLALDDIRESIAELQHYRKHFIKA from the coding sequence ATGCAAAACCCACAGAACCTGATTTGGATCGATCTGGAAATGACCGGTCTGAACCCCGACACCGACGTCATCATCGAGATGGCGACCATTGTCACCGACAGCAACCTCAACACCTTGGCCGAAGGTCCGGTGATCGCCATCCACCACAGCGATGCCGTCCTTGCCACCATGGACGAGTGGAACACCCGCACCCACGGCAACTCCGGCCTCACCCAGCGCGTGCGCGACAGCCGCATCAGCATGGCCGAAGCTGAGGCCGAGACCATCGCCTTCCTGGAAAAGTGGGTGCCCAAGGGCAAGTCGCCGATCTGCGGCAACAGCATCTGCCAGGACCGTCGCTTCCTTTATACCCACATGAAAGGGCTGGAAAGCTACTTCCATTACCGCAACCTGGATGTGTCGACACTCAAAGAGCTGGCCGCGCGTTGGGCGCCGGAAGTCAAAGACAGCTTCCATAAAGGCAGCACACATTTGGCGCTGGATGATATTCGCGAGTCGATTGCCGAGCTGCAGCATTACCGCAAGCATTTCATCAAAGCGTGA